The sequence below is a genomic window from Prionailurus viverrinus isolate Anna unplaced genomic scaffold, UM_Priviv_1.0 scaffold_60, whole genome shotgun sequence.
ACAGAAGGGGCCGCGTGGCGCCCAGTCAGCAGGGGCAGCGGCCCTGCCGGGGAGGTGCCTTCCTGACACCCGCTGGCCGAGGGGACGCTGAGGTTTGCGGAAAGGACCGCCAGATGCCGGGCTGGGGCGCGCGACGTCTCTACTGAGGTCACGGGCTCCAACCCCCCGGCTGGACGGGTGCAATGTACTCCCAACGCGGCCCGGGGGCAGGGACACCCAAGGCCACGCCGTGGGCACAGCGCTGGGCCCTGACGGTCGTGCAGAGACCAAGGTCAAGGAGGCCCAGGAGACGGGCCGGCCGGTCAGCCGAGGCCTCCGGCCCCGGCACACCGTGGGCCGGACGCCGCTACTGCTGCGGGGAGGCCGTCTGTCTCCTGCTGGACAGCGTCCGGGCACGCGGCCCTCGTTGGCACAGCCAGAGGCCAGCTGTCTGCAGGAGGGCTCCAGACACCCCGAGGGGCTTGTGCAGTTCACGGCACGGAACGGTGGGCGGAGCACGGCCCGAGCCTGCCAGGCAAGGACCTGCAGAGCAGGTGGGTGCCCCCGGGCCTGGGGCGGCAGACGGGCGATCCCTGGGGgctcccctaccccacccccgcGGCCCCCCGTGGAGAACAGGCCGGACACACGGTACTTTCAGGCCAAGCTCTGCTCCGCAATGCGCCCTCGTTCCAAACGCCCTGGGTTTCCTGAGCTCACCTGCCAAACCCCCGCCTGGGCTCAGTCGCCAGGTCAGAGATGGCCCCCCACCGGGAGCGCCGGTGCCCGAGGCAGGTCACCACCCTGAACCCGACAGAACGTGCAGAGCTGGGCAGAGGAAGGTCTTCCCGAGGGAGGGGACGCCCGTGTGGGGACGGGGACGTACCTGCTGGTGGAGGCCCAGGCGCAGCGTGAAGCCCCCTCGGTGGGGCTCATCCCCGTGCTCGGCGCCCAGCAGGTGCTTGttgaagtggggcaggggcaggcccgGCCTGAAGTCCGAGCTCAGCATGCTGAGCGGCGCCAGCATGATGGAGGCGTTGGTCACAGGGCCTGTGGCAGGGCAGGCCGCGGTCCGAAGCCGCCCCAGGCCGCGCAGGCGGCTCCCACGGGCCCCCAGTCCTTGCCCCCCAGCTGTCCAGGAGCGGCACCGCCCGGACCCCGGGCCTCTCCTCACCGCACAGGCCCCGGGGCGGCCAACTCGCCGGGGAAAAAACCGTGGTGTGGACAAACCGGAGAAGCCGCGCGCCTTCGAGAGCCCCGCACCCAGGGCGCCTCACCTTTGAGGGTCACCGTCCTGATGCACTGCTTGCTCTGGACGTCCCACAGGCGCACAGTCTCATCGTGGGAGCCGGAGAGCAGCACGCTGCCATCAGTAGACACGGACAGGCAGGTCACCTGGTTCCTGGGGACGACGAGCCCCACAGAGGGCGGCACAGGTGACCCCAAGCCGAGAGCCCGAGCACGGGGCCCCTCCCgctcctggccccgccccgcacCTGTGCCCTCTGAACGCCTTCCCGCTGTCCTGCTCCGGCTGGaaggtcttctctctctgcccaggctGTGGAGGCCAAGAGGGCCCGGGGCCGCGCCTCAGCCCGGGGGCCCCAGGCAGCGGGGCGGGGGGAACCTGGGGTCCCACGGCCCACTGAGCACCCCGGCCCgggcccaggcacccccttcccccacctgtcCACTCACCCAGGTGCAAAGGTCGACCTGGAAGATGGAACCGTCGCTGCCGCCACAGAACAGGTGGTGCTCGGCCAGGTCCATGGTCACGGCCACGATGGCCACGTCGAACAGCACAGAGAGCAGGAGCTCGCCCGACGAGACCTCCCACAGCTGGGGGTGTGGGTGCGATAGGAGCTCTGGCCGCTCTGGACCCCCGGGAACCGGGGCCGCAGCCGcggcccggggggcgggggtgcggaGAGACCCAGCCTTCCCAGGGGCAGAACTCGCCTCTCAGGCCCatgacccctccccccacctgctttAGCCGCCGCCGGCCCCCGCCCACCGCAAAGCCCAAAGGGCCAGCGTGCCCTCAAATCCCCTGAGGTCTGGCCAGGGAGCCGCCAGGCGCAGGCAGCCAACTGGGAATTTCCAAGCCGACGCAGGCCTGGACCGTCCACCCTCTGGCCGTCCTTGAGGCGGGAGGCATCAGGGGGATTAGGAGCTGTCTGGAGCTGCCAGCCTGGGGAAAGGAGGCGACTCACTGGCTCACGCTGGCCCAGAGCCTGCCAGCTGCCAGGACATGACTCACAGATccacttgggggaggggggtccctaCCTTCACCGTCTGGTCCAGCGAAGAGGTGGCCACCCGGGCCAGGGGCCCCCCAAAGCCACAGTGCAGGTCTGTGATGGGGAGGGTGTGACGAGACCACACATGCCGGGGGGCTGGGGTCCTGGAGGGGTCCACCTGCAGCACGCTGTGTGCAAGAAACAGACCTCagcaaggtgggggagggggcccacaCCCTGACGCCCCGCCTGGCTCtcagccccctcccaccctggggCCCCGGCACGGCTCTTGCCACGTGCAATGTGGCCAGACCCGACCCGAGAGGGCCCGAGGCCCCACCTgcacaggctccacaccagcaccAGGCAGTCTTTGCCCCCCGAGAGGAAGTGGCTGCTGTCCCCAGTGAACCGCAAGCATGACACATCCTGATAGTGGCGGCTCAGGATGACCAGAAGGTTCCCCGTGGAGACCTGTGGAGGGTGCACACAGGTCAGGGCAGGAAACGGGCGctgcccccgcctcccccggCTGCCAGGTCACACGGGGGCACTGGGGGGAGAGCCTGTCCACACTGACTGTCCCAGCGCTCGGGTCAGGGGTTCACGGCCAGGGTGTCTGGGAGGAATACTGAGGCCTGGTGGGAGGCCATGCCTCTTCCCGGCTGTCCTGCCTAGGACATCCCCAAATGGATGATGATCTTGTTGGAGCTCCCACCCCCTCGTCCACAGTCACCCTGACCTCTGAGCCCTGTGCGTCAGCTGGCCCGAGGACCCCTGTCCAGTGCGGGACAAGGCCGTCACGTAACCATGGCGTCTGGGGAGGGCATGGCCTGTCTGCATGGAGGAGAGTGACAAGGCCACAGAAGAGGCTGGTGAGACCGTGGGCCCTTCCTTCCAGAACCCGCCAGACCTGGGACCCAGGAGCGGGAAGTCACAGTCTTCAGATGCCACCACAGGGGGATGGGCCAGTGGCCGGGGGCAACGGGGAGGCCCCTGGCGGCACGGACAGGTGAGCCTGGGAAGGTGGGGTGGGCTGCGGGGCCAAGACTCTGTTGCGAGTTGACCGGTGTTCCCCTAATACACAGATCCACGTTCTAACTCCTGAGACCTGAGGCCTTCCTTGAACACGGGGTCTTTACAAGTCTAACCACACACCAGAGGGTGGCCCTGAATCTAACCATTGGTGTCCTTACATAAGGAAAAGCCGGAGAAACACACAGCCTCCCCCTGAGGCCCCCGCTCTGAGGATTTCCAGCTTTCCTCCCCCCTCATCCACACAGATGGAAGGGGAGAAAGGTGGACAGTGGCAGATACCGGAGTCAGGTCCTCAGCCGGAGTTGCTGCCTTGGGTTGGCTGTGGGGGGCGCCCCCTTGTGTCCACGGCCCGCACCGGTCAAGAATTCGCCCGGAGGGTGAGGGAGCCAGGGTCAGACCACAGAGCCCACCAGCCAAGACCCAAGACGTCCCTCATTAGAGAGGGAAAGGGGACACTGATTTCTGCCCACGCTCCCTGCACCAGGGCAAGGATTTCTACCATGATGGGCAACCTTTGAAGAAACCCCCCGCCCCAGTTTCCCTCCCTGCACCAGAGCAACCACTTCCTAGTTTTAGAATCGTTAAAAATCGTTAAAATCATTAAAAGCCTCTGGGGTGAAATAACTAAGCCCCCTCGTATCTCTGTGGCCCTCAGACCTCTGGGGGAAGTACAAGGGCTGTTTTACAGGTGTGGACAAGGTCAAGAAAGGCAGAGCGTGATTATGTGTCCATCTTCTGGCTCCAAACCCTGTGCTGTCTGTGCAGGAGGTGACGCGGGTGTCCCCCGCCCAAACATAAGCAACTGTTGGTGACAACACAGTCTAATTAACCCAGCGCCCTGAGACCAAATCCCACTACCTTGGTTTTACGCCTGCTCTTACCTCCCACAGGTATATGCTCTCTGCAATCCCCGCCAGGACATACAGGCCATTGGGCGATGTGGTCAGACAGGTGACAGGTCCAGGACACATGATCTTCTGCTGGAGCTGGTCCTAGAGAGACATAAGACGCCTCTGAGCTTCACGTGGAACTCGGAAGCTAGGGGACAGTGGGGAGAAAAGTCCGAGAGAGCTAGAAAGAAGGGCAGGAACAGGGGTGATTTGAACTAATCAAGGGTCATCAAGAAGGCACCTGATCCAGCCCAGGCTTTGCAGGCTGGAGGGGGAGGCCTGCAGATTGCTGGATCAAAGCAGAACGGTGCTCACtctgggtgggggtaggggtgggcaAGCCACAGAAGGTCCAGGAAGGAGTTGGAGAGCCCCATGGCCAGGCGGCTCGTGCCACAACCCCGCCTTCCCTAACATCCAGCCTGTGATCCTGAcggtcagttttctcatctctttaaaGGGAAAACTTCCTGAGTATGAGTGGACCACACCAGGTAAAGCGAGAACACAGAGCCTGTCCCGAGAAACTTCAGCTGTCAGAGCCGGGCAGCAAGAAACTTCAGTGGCTGCACTTTGGGTATTTATGAGAAGAGACCAATGGGCCCTTGGGATGAAGCGTAGTATCcctttgggggggggcggggataaATGCATGACTCTCCTGGGCCTCTGATATTCACCTTCCAAGAACAACAGACCCGTGGAACCCCCACAGAAaatcctttttccccccttctccttACATGAGCAGCAAACAAGTTTATTAGCGTGTTAAGATCAGAaaactctctttacagagagggagcATTCAAGAGCAAACACTCTGAAAGTCCTTTACTTAAACTTCGCTCCCCaagctccctcccacctccccagcccaTCAAGGGTGCCTGCCCCACAGACGCTCCTCACTCTCCCCAGTGGCCCACCCTCAGCCCAGCGCCAACGATCCCACCCAACCCAGAGCGAGCCTCCCTCCTCGCCAACCGCCCCCAGACCCGCGCATGCGCAGCGCACCCTAACCGCGACCACCCCCGCCCCGGTTCAGGGACCCCGCGGGCCCCACCGACCCTTCCCCCGACCCCACTCTGGGGCACCCCGCGCACTCTCCGGCGAAGCCCGGGCCGGGGCGCGCGCCGCCGCACCTTCCGCTGCAGCTCCCAGGCGCTGATGTAGTTCTTGCCCAGCTGCGCCGCCAGCAGGTACTCGCCATTGAGCAGCGCCAGGCCGCGGGGTCCGGCCTGGCCGCCGCGGTACGTGAGCAAATTGGCGCCCGAATGCAGCTCCCACACGATGCAGCTCCACAGCTGGGCCGCCGAGTCCGTACACACGGCCACTTCCATGggagccgccatcttgcctcccccccccaccgcgcCGGAAGTACGTCACGCCAGCGAGACTCCGGCACCTGCGCCGCGGCGGCTAGAGCGGCGCCCACGTCTCCTCGCCCGGGCTGGCGCGTGACCACGTGCTCGAGAGGGGGCTAGCTCCCCGCCC
It includes:
- the WDR18 gene encoding WD repeat-containing protein 18 isoform X1, whose protein sequence is MAAPMEVAVCTDSAAQLWSCIVWELHSGANLLTYRGGQAGPRGLALLNGEYLLAAQLGKNYISAWELQRKDQLQQKIMCPGPVTCLTTSPNGLYVLAGIAESIYLWEVSTGNLLVILSRHYQDVSCLRFTGDSSHFLSGGKDCLVLVWSLCSVLQVDPSRTPAPRHVWSRHTLPITDLHCGFGGPLARVATSSLDQTVKLWEVSSGELLLSVLFDVAIVAVTMDLAEHHLFCGGSDGSIFQVDLCTWPGQREKTFQPEQDSGKAFRGHRNQVTCLSVSTDGSVLLSGSHDETVRLWDVQSKQCIRTVTLKGPVTNASIMLAPLSMLSSDFRPGLPLPHFNKHLLGAEHGDEPHRGGFTLRLGLHQQGSEPSHLERAEQLHAVMSGTMEKSVLGGQDQLRIRVAELEDEVRNLRKVNRDLFDFSTRIITRPAKRCTSGRKEVPAHPRSQQHGP
- the WDR18 gene encoding WD repeat-containing protein 18 isoform X2, with the translated sequence MAAPMEVAVCTDSAAQLWSCIVWELHSGANLLTYRGGQAGPRGLALLNGEYLLAAQLGKNYISAWELQRKDQLQQKIMCPGPVTCLTTSPNGLYVLAGIAESIYLWEVSTGNLLVILSRHYQDVSCLRFTGDSSHFLSGGKDCLVLVWSLCSVLQVDPSRTPAPRHVWSRHTLPITDLHCGFGGPLARVATSSLDQTVKLWEVSSGELLLSVLFDVAIVAVTMDLAEHHLFCGGSDGSIFQVDLCTWPGQREKTFQPEQDSGKAFRGHRNQVTCLSVSTDGSVLLSGSHDETVRLWDVQSKQCIRTVTLKGPVTNASIMLAPLSMLSSDFRPGLPLPHFNKHLLGAEHGDEPHRGGFTLRLGLHQQGSEPSHLERAEQLHAVMSGTMEKSVLGGQDQLRIRVAELEDEVRNLRKVNRDLFDFSTRIITRPAK